Genomic DNA from Pelosinus sp. UFO1:
TTTACTGGCGTAAGGAACATCGCAGGCGTGGATATGAGTATATTTATACTCCCCATATTGGTCAAAGCAATCTTTGGGAAACATCAGGGCATTTAGATCATTTTGCGGAAGGTATATATCCTCCAATGAAAATGGCAGCCAAGGACGAAGAGGAAAATACGACCTATTATGTAAAACCTATGAGTTGTCCTTTCCATGTGCGGATGTATAAGACAAGACCTCGCAGCTACCGAGAACTTCCCATTCGATGGTGCGAACTTGGTAGTGTATATCGTTTTGAAAAATCAGGCGCTTTGCATGGCATGTTGCGTGTACGTGGCTTTACTCAGGATGATGCACATATTGTTTGTACAGAAGATCAGTTTGTGGATGAGGTCAATAGCGTTCTTGACTTTGCCCTTGATATGAATAAAGCATTTGGTTATGACAAACTTAACGTATATCTTTCTGTCCGTGATCCTCAGGATAACGAGAAATACCTCGCCAATGAACCTGTGTGGCAACTGGCAGAAAGCACACTGGAAAAGATCCTCAGCGATCGTGAAATCGTGTTTAAAAAAGATATTGGCGGTGCTAAATTTTACGGTCCCGCAATTGACTTAAAAGCAGTGGATGCTATGGGACGGGAATGGCAGGGAACAACGATTCAACTGGATATGAATTTACCTGAGCGGTTTGGAATGACATATATCGGTTCTGATGGTAAAGAACATACACCTATCATGCTGCATAGAACTTTGCTTGGTTCAATGGAACGCTTTGTTGGAACGTTGATTGAACATTATGCTGGTGCCTTTCCTCTGTGGCTTGCACCTGTTCAAGTAAAGATCTTAGCCATATCTGAGAAAAATCATGAATATGCTAATAAAGTGCTGAAAATATTAAGAAATGAAGATATAAGGGTTGAACTTGACGACAGGAGTGAAAAAATCGGCTACAAAATTCGTGAAGCCCAACTAGGTAAAATACCATATATGCTTATACTTGGTGATAAGGAGCAAAATGAAAATGTGGTTGCTGTCAGAAACCGTAAAAATGGTGAAACTACAGTAATGAGTATTGAAGAGTTTCGTTCTTTAATTTCAGGAGAGATATTTTATAAAAGTTAATTGATGGAAGGAGGAGTATATTAGAAATGATTTGCCCTCCTTGTCCTCTTACAAGAGTTCGGTAATCATGCGGTTTCACGACTGCATGATTTTTGTTTTTAGATTCATATCCCATAAGGACCAGCGATTCTATCAGCCATCTTTTGATCGTGACCGGGTATGGCATGTGCATAAATATCTAATGTGACAGAGGGTTTGCTGTGACCAAGGCGACGTGACACTTCAATTACTGGCTCGCCATTGGCTAATAAAATGCATGGTAATACGTCTAATAACTTGGGACATAAAAAAAAGGCCCTCTCGAAGAGAGCTATAAAAAGATGGGAAAGATGTGTTTAACGCGTGAGTATGCGCCAAGATAATTATTCCCAATAAGTAGGGGTTATATACATTAGAGCGTGAGGGAGGGGTGAATGATAATTGGATGGAAAATGGATATTGAAGCTTGAAATTATGAAACAAAAAGAAAAAGCCCGAAAGCTCTTTCTTAAAAACCTTGCAACAATGGACGTTAACGGCGTGGGAAGCATTGCCTAGGGAAGCAAAACTGCCTAGGGAAACAAAACTGCCTAGGGAAGCAAAACTGCCTAGGAAAGCAAAACTGTCTAGGGAAACAAAATTGTCTAGGGAAACAGAAGCGTCTAGGAAAACAAAAGCTACGAGGAGAGCAGACAAAACCAACGCCAATAAATTGTCGATCATCTTCTTCCCTGAAATCATCTTCCCAATCTTCAATTTCAGGATCATCCCAATTATGATCCATATTGTAGGATCACCTCCTAATTTACATAGAAACTCTTTTATACATAATATGCTCTATAGTAAATTAGGGTGACTAATCAGTTTCAATTATTATTAGAGAGGGGAAGGCATGAAATTTAGTTCAACAAATACGCCGCTAATGACATCGCAAATAAGATAAGTGTAGCTGATTTAACACAGTGGCAATCGATTGAATTCCCCATCGAAATCATTCCTTTCCATTTATTTAATAAAAATATTCTATCCTGAGATAATTCCATTCATGTAAGGAAAAACAAAGATAAAAATATGCTAGAGCGTGAGGGAGGTGTGACAGTGAAAACCGTTAATAAAAGCGTTTGGAGTTGTAGCATTAATAGCAATTTAAGTGTAATATAGGCGACAGTTTTTTGACTTTAGCTGTGATAAAATGATAGTAAGTTAAAAAAGATCGAAAAGAGGCACCCTTCGGGGTGTTTTTATTTATGCCTAAAATAATTATATCTTTCCAGTTTAAATATTATTATCACAAGAATGTATATCAGTGAAAGCCGATATACAGGAAACACACAATTGATGATAAGAGTTCTTTGGCTATATTGGTTTAATATAAATCAATCATAAAATAACGGGAGGACTAATTATGAACAACGTGAAGGAAAAAGACGGAGTAATGTATGATAGTTTTAATGGAAATTCTAGTGTTACTAAGAAGTATCCAATTGAGGTAACAAGCCTTGCGATAGTCAATGACGGAGCTGCTGATATTGAGCTGGATTTAGGGTATTGCAAAGTAATTGTAAAACCCGATGAGGTATTCGATGATAACATCGTTCCTCAGCAGAGTATTACTATCATTGCAACAGATAAGTTCCGTTGTATTGTAAGGGGTGAGTGCTAATGTCTTGGTTTAAACAAAAGAGTATAGGAACGACTCCAGGGATGACTGACCATGCTAAATTAACCAATCTGGAATACGATAAGTCTGGTCATATTGGATTTCAGAGGCAGGTATCCGTTTGGACTACTGGTCTGCAGTATCATGTAAATGATTTGGTAACGAATAACGGAGTGCTATATCGTTGTATTATTGATCATACATCAACTGCCTTAGCTATAGACACGGCAAATTGGGAGTGTTTGACTTCTACAAGTGCCGGCGGACAGGGAGTGATCCAACGCATTACCAGATTAAATGTAACTGCACCAAAAACAGTAGATTTATCGGGGCAAATGGGCTTAGTGCAGGCAAGAATCTTTATGGCCGGGACTGAAAGCACGCAAATTGACTGTGATTTTAATAATATTGATGCTAGAGATTTTACCATTGATGGGCAACCTGGTGAACTATCTCCGAACTACGTTTGGGATGGGACGATGCGGCCTCAGATAGTATATCAATCATCGTTTCCGGTACATAGATTGATGGATACAGGAATGTATTCGGAAAGTGGTTGGATTGATCATAGTAAATTTAAGAATGTAGAGAAAGTCGAGGTGCTAAACGTATGAATGTAAAATATGTAAAGCTTGTTGTTTTGAGGACATATTTGGATAGAGGTTGGTATCTGCCGACCATTCAAGAGGTTGAATTTTACGATCAAAGCGACATGAAAAAAGTACCTTCTTCCACCAGTTCGTCGTTAACGTATAATGGTAATAATGCAAATTTCTCTTGCGATGGAAACACATCAAGTTCACAGTTCGGCGTAGTTCTCTATAATCACAGTGAATATGAAGAAGGCTATGTGGTTTATTCCTTTTCTGATGAATTCGATTTGAAGAAAATTAACGTATATGCGCAAGTTTATGGTGTTGGGTACACTCCCCCAAGAGATTATAAATTACTTGTTTCAACGGATGGCACCAATTTTACTGAAGTTCAGAGCTACGTGGATAGGCCAAAAACTGGCTATATCGACACAACGACAATTTTGCCAATGGAGAAATTGCTTATTTTAACAGCCGACCAGAAAGTTTATTTTTTTAGTGTAGACAAATGGCAAGAAGTATCTGCTGATTGGTCTGTTCTCAATGATGCACAGAGAAAAGCATTGTTGGTTAATGGAATGAGCACTCTACCGCCTGCGTCGGAGTTGGCTAAACTTGGAATATACAAAATACTGCGGTTTACTCTAAGTACTCCAACTTTAGCGCCACAGCTAAAACTGACTGCAGTATCCATTGATCAACTGATTTTACCAAAAGGATTGATATCTGCAACAAATCTGGTACATCTGAAAAAAGTTGAATTAACTGGTACATACAGCGGACAAGGGACTATGCATGTCGTTGTGACTACCGATGGTAAAGTGTATCTGACATGGGATGGCACTGCATTCGTTAATTGCATTAATGTAGATGGATTGACATTGCAGAAATGGGTTTCCAATGCATGGGTTGACACTAATCGAGCAGGTTTGGCGGCTCATATAAAAGCGAATGGTATTACCCCATCTGTTCTTGCTGGCATTCCGATGGCGTCATGGGATAGTCTGATTCTTGGCAAAACGGGCTATGGTTTTGGCTATTTACCAACGATTGAAGTAAGTACAGATGTTTGTGCAAATGATAAAGTTACCGTTACGCTCATTAAGAACGGTAAATATCGTAAAGCTGTGCATCCAATCGAATATGATATAGAGTATGATACTATGGATCATGTTATATTAAAGGAATCTGGTGATTGGGAAATCTTACATATCAGCTAGAATTTAATGGAGTATTATTTTAAGCCATTGGGAGTGAGGAGCAATCTTCACTCCTTTTACGTTGCGAAAGCATCCTTTGGTATCAAGGAAGTAGTTGCACAGTAAGGGCCAAGAGGCTCTATTTTTGTACCTATCTCAATCTGGCCATAATTGTACGGATAAAAGCGAGGGGTTTAATTTATTGCAAGTCTTGAATGTAAGTAGGTGGGAAGAAATTTTTATGGGGGTTGGATATTGGATTTTCAGCGTGAAGTGTTAGATCGCATGATTGTATTAGAAACTAAAATGGACGTAGTAATAAGCGGTTGCCCAACGTGCAAAGCGAAAGTGGATGCAAATGAAATAGCGCTTACAAAGACAATTGAGAGTACGAAAGCAGCTCATCATCGAATTGATGAAGTGTATAAAACAGCGGGATACATTTCGGCAGGTATTGGGCTAATCCTACAGGTTGTAGCATTTGCAGTACAAAATTTTAAGGGGGTGCATTAAATGGCAATAACAAACGAATATCAAATTGCGTTATGGGCCGTTGGGATAATCCTAGCGGCTAATATGTTAGCTATGGGGCTATTTGTGATCTATGCAAAATTGCCTGAGAGTAAAACGAAAGAGGCTATTCGGAATATCATCTTTGAGCTAGATCGGTTCGTTGACGATATGGAGAATGCCGATAAACGAAGAGTAGCAATCCAGCAGATAAATGAAGTTCTAGGATGGCGAAAGTTAATTATTCCAAGTGCCTTGATAGGCTGGATCATAGATACGGAAGTAGCCACAATACGCAAAATGCAAAAGGCTACGAACACACCGAATTTACATGGGGAGGAATAACAGCATGAGAATAACAATAAACGGTGGACATTATCCAGGAGAGGACAGCGGAGCAGTTGGTGTTACTGGGTTGCAAGAGGCTGTTGTGGCAAGGGATATTATGCAACGTGTTTTTGGTTATCTTCGTAATGTAGGTTATGACGTGCTAAAGGTGCAGGAAAACGAACTATATCAAATTACCGACGCATCCAATGCTTTTGGTGCAGATTTATTTGTATCAATTCATTGCAATGCGGCTGCTAACACGGAGGCAAAAGGGACTGAAACATGGTACTGCAATGGATCGGTAGGCGGTGAGAGACTAGCAACGTATATTCAATCTCAAATAATTAATGCGATAGGTACTGTTGATAGGGGCATTAAAAATGCTACGCCTCATGTCAACGGCCTGTATGTATTAAGTAATACGGATGCAGTGGCGGTGTTAGTTGAAACGGCTTTTATTTCTAATGCAGATGATGAAGCATTATTAGCAGATGAAAGTAAGCGTAATCAGTTTGCGGCTGCCATAGCTAGGGGAATTACTGATTATGTAGGTGGAATCTAAGGAGGGATAATATGATAAAATTGGAGGATGTTAATTTTGATAAGAAAACTATTATTATCATTGCCATTGGCTTGTTTATTGTTGGTGTTCTCGGTTGGTTTATGTTCGGCAGGGGAATACCGGATACAGGAAGCGCAATTGACCAGACTCGATCAAATCTTTCAACAGTTGGAGACAAACAACAATCAGCTATTGAAAGACTTGACGTTATCGAAAACGGACTTACAAACAGCGCAGACAAAGCTTGTGCAATATCAGCAGGAATTGGCAATACTACAAAGTCAATTAATAGCGTTGAGGGAAGAATCACAGAGAGCCAAGACAGACTTAAATCAAGCGCAGGACTCATTACAGAAGGCAAATCAATCCTTAGACAAGTACGAGAAAGAGGTCAAGTCGGAAATTAAAGGATTGAAATTACAGAGAGATATAGGATATTTAGTCGCTGCATATATGGGATTTAAAAAATAGCTATTCCCTGCAATAACCACATAGAACCCACTACGCCTAGCGAAGAAGCGGACCAGAGTGAGACATAATATCAAAGCACCGTCTTACCTTAATTGGTAGGGCGGTGCTTTTGAGTTTGTATGTAGATATAATTTACTGCAACATTAAATTATGGCTTTTATAAAATATAATTGAAAAATAATTTACATTCAGTAGTTTAATTAATAGTTGCTACGGAATGTGTATTAGTGAAAGCCGATATACAGGAAACACACATTAAAAAGAAGAGTTCCTTAGCTATATCGGATTATTTGAAAAAAATTAGGGAGGAATATTACATGTCTTATAATCCAGATTCACCGGCAAATGCGGTGGCAGAAGAGATTCGTGAAAATTTTAGAGCATTAAAAGAAGATAGGATTGTTGCTGCAGCAACTACAACAAAGTTAGAAACAGCAAGAACTATTAATGGAGTATCTTTTGACGGTACAGAGAATATTATGATTACGCAAGTAAACGGAAAGGATATCACTACAATTGATGAGATACCAACAAGTTTACCTGCAAATGGTGGAGATGCGGATACTGTCGATGGTAAACATGCTGTTGAATTCGCGCCAGCAGGGTATATCCCACCAAATGCCACTAAAACTACAGATGGTTCAATGAGTGCTGCTGATAAGGTAAAACTTGATGGTATTGAAACCGGTGCCCAAGTTAACCAAAATGCTTTTTCTAATGTAGTGGTGAATGGTACAACCATTCAAGCAGACAGTCAAACTGATATATTGGAATTAGCAGCAGGAACAAACATTGCGCTAACTGCTGATACGGTAAGCGAAAAAGTGACGATTGCTGTTATTGGACAGGTAGCAAGTGCGGCGCAGGCTGATAGTGCAACAAATGCAGATACTGCAACAAAATTAGCAACAGCTCATACGGTTAACGGTGTAGCTTTTGATGGTTCTGCAGATATAACTATCATAGCAGAAGCTAATGGTGGGAATGCTGATACAGCTACAAAACTAGTTAATGCAAGGACTATTGCGACTACAGGTGATGTTATGGGGGTGGCAACGTCGTTCGATGGTAGTGCAAATATCTCTATACCAACTACGTTGGCTGCTAGCGGTGTAACAGCAGGATCATATACTTCTGTTACCGTTGACGCGAAAGGAAGGGTTACTGCGGGAACGAACCCGACAAGTTTAGCTGTATCTGTAACCGGTAATGCTGCTACAGCAACTAAATTAGCTACAGCTAGAACCATATCTCTTGCAGGTGATGCCACAGGTAGTACAACATTCGATGGTTCAGGGAATGCAAGTATAACTGTAGATGTGACCAGTGCAGATAGTGCAGCCTACGCAACAAGTGCTGGTAATGCAGATACACTTGATGGCCATCATTGGAGTGAAGTTCAAGATGCAATTGCAACTAATAATTTTGATACTGGCCATAGTTTTAATGCTAACGGTTATCAGAAGCTTGGAAGCGGTTTAATTATCCAGTGGGGGAGCTTAACAGTTCCTATTAATCAAACAAGTACGTCATTAACATTTCCAATTCCGTTTCCAACAGCATGTTTTCAAGTGCAGGCGACTATAGATTATAAGAGTATAGTAAGTGGTACTTTAGCTATATATGCTACCAATATTACTGCGAATGGTTGTACACTTATTGGTGATTATGATGTCGATAGTGTTACAAATTCAAAAGGTAATTGGTTTGCAATCGGATACTAAAATCATACTAGTGATTATTTTCTGGTTGACAGGTAGCCTCGGCTACTGGGATTTTCTTTATTTTAGCTAAAAAAGAAAAGTTGGGATTGAAAAGTATGTTTTAATATAGTAAAGCACCGTCTAACCTAATTGGTAGGGCGGTGCTTTTGATTTTGCATATGGATATAATTTACTGCATCATTAGATGATAGTTTTGTACGGATAAGACTGTTGCCGTTGTGCCTTTCGTGGCGAGGCGATTTTTAAAATTTTTAAACATCTGCTACTTGATTTACAGGTGTTTAAACTCTATAATTATAGACGAACATATGTTCTTTATATTCCGTATGAGGTGTTGAATGTGAGTAAAGTTTTCTTGAAAATCATAGCAGAGCATTACATAGATGGTAAAGTCAGGCCAATAACTATCAAATGGGAAGACGGGTCAGTATTTGAAATTGATACAGTTTTAGAGATGTGCGACAGGCACTATCATTGAAGGGCGGTGGTCTAGGAATACGGTATACTTGCAGGATCTGCAACAAATAAGTTTATGTATTCGCTGAAGAGGGAAAGTGGTTTATTGAGAAAAAATAATATTGATTACAAGGGGTAAATATACTAATATCGAATTAATAATAATTACTATAAAATAGGAAGTGCATAAAAATGCTGAATTATGAAGAATTAAAACAATTAGCGAAAAAATACTTTACTGAGGCTAGTGAAGAGCAGATAGAGATACTACTAGGGGATCTTACTAGAGAACTAGAAATTATGACTCATGCTAAAATTAGAGAGTTAGTTGATTTTGAGAGACGTAAAAAAATAACAGGGCAATAGGGATTTGTCCCCATAGGGAGAATTAAAATGATTAATAATAAAATTAGAGTAGTAGCTTATGAGAAGTCCAAGAACAACTATTATTTTTTTGAATTACCGCCTGGTTCAAATACTGATGAAGCCCGTGATAAAGTTGTTCAATGGCAATTAAAGTATGGGTTGGCATATATTGAGATATATGAAAATGAAATGTGGGAGAAATACGAATATTGAGCGTAAGGTGAAATTTGGTAGGTGTATAATGAAGGAGAGCCCTTTGTAACGGATGGCTTTTATTTTATACCTATCTAAAATTCAGTTTATACGTACGGATAAAGAATGAGAAATAATTTGCATTCTGTAGTTGAATTTATTGTTACTACGGAATGTGTATTAGTTAAAGCCGATATACAGGAATACGTGGTTTGAACATTCGTAATGAGTAGATCGCAGGATGCAAAATAGAGCAGAATAAAAACGCATGGCGCAACAGGGTTAATTATATTGCACCGAAATGACATGAAATGTATGGCCCATTTTAAAGCAAAATGTAATAGAACATAGATAATACAGGTTAAACGTTGTGGTGCAATGACTCGAATTTTTACAAACATAATGCCAAAAGCGCCTTCCCAAGCCGTGGGTCGAGAGTTCGAATCTCTTCACCCGCTCCAAGAAATTCAAGCCTTCCGGCATTTTGCCGGAAGGCTTTTTTGTGTTTAGAAGGCAATAAATAAACATCAGCATGGTAGGTAGGAGATCTCTATTAACTCTTCTGGACCTGTATTCTTTCGAATTCATCACATAATTTTAAAAGATTTCTATCATGAAAAAATCGGTCTCGCAATTGTTACACCAACTACTTGATCTGCAAAAAGAACTAGAGAAGGCAAGCTAATTTGGCAGCCAGTAGGCTGGCAAACAACTACATCTTTCAATGGAATAATATCGCCATTAGTTAAGCTTTCTGCATATACACTTTTTCGTGTAAACTCTTCCGTAATTTTCTGACCAATATCCTCAAACGGTTTAATAAATTCGTTGTCAATTGTTCCTTGAATAAAACCAATATTTGTAAGGAATGTCACTTCGTACTTATCAGCTTCATTTGCCAATTCCATTCCTTTTGGAATTGCACAAAACATCGTTAAAAAAAAATTTTTTGCATTCATGATATCACCTCCTCCATCGTCAAACTTCGAAGAAAGGGAGCTAAGTCCTATGAAAATTTGTAAGGGGTAATTTCTTAACATTGCTATAAATGCAGTGCTGGATATAGAGCATAGGAAATTTGCAACATTAAAGTGGTAAAAGTGGCACTGAGGTCAAGTCACAGAAGCTTTTTTCAAAATAGATCTGGTACTTACTCAATACGTAGTATGTAAAAAAGATGCAAAATATGAGTGGTGATTAAGTGAACTATGAACAAGAGATAATACAAGCAATTTTTTATTTAGTTGGGAATATGTAACATTTTTGTAACGTGTTTGTCACATTATATTATTATAATTTAGCTATACAAAGGGAGGTTATTTAATAATGAAAAAATTGTTAGTTGTAATGCTTGCTATGCTTATTTTATCTCTGTCTTCAATAGTAAGTGCTCATAGTATTCAAGCAAATTGGTCAAATGCAAATCATCAGATGTATGCGGGTGATGATCAATCACCTCAACCAGACCAGCATAAACCTGAAAAACATAAACCGCAGCCACAACCACAAGACCCACCTCAACCACCTCAACCAGGTCAACCAGATCAACACGATCAGCGTTGATACGGTGTAGATGTGTGCTACATTACTTTGCACGATATTTAGAAAATGAGTATAGGATATACTCTTGTAGAGTAGATCGCAGGATACAAAATAGAGCGTAATAAAAAAACATGTCGCAGCGAGTACTAAAATCAGTTTAAAAATAAGACGGATTTCCTATTAAGGAAGTCCGTCTATTGTTATTTCGTTTCAATTACTTCCATTGGCTCTGCTGACGTTTTTCAACAGACATTGCCAATTTGTTCTGAAAATATAAAAAGAAACAGCCCAGCTCTACCTTTGTGAAAAAGTAAAGTGGACTGCTTCCGTACCAATAAACGATGGTGATGCCATTATACCACATTAAAGCAATAAGTTAAAGGAGAAAGCGGTAGTTAAAAGATTTTGCAGAGAGTTAAGTCAATCAGAGAAGGGCAGTTCTATTTATTGCAGGAATTTATTACTGTTCACCGAAGTATAGTCAAAAATAGAGGAGATGATAGTATGGCTGGGGCAGTGATTATTTGGGCAAACGACGACAAGAGTGAACAAATAGTATATTTCAATAATGAATATATCTTGATAACAATAACCGACATGAAGAGAATATCACTTGGGGAAACCTTAGAAGATGCGAAAGAAAAATTAAAAGAAATTGACAGATATGATATCTATAAAGAAATAAAATAAGGGCCGTAAGGCTCTTTTTTCATGTCTTGTATTGCTAGTGGCCAAATCTATTTTAAACAATACAGAACAAGCCCATCAGTAAAACACACAATTAATATTAAGAGAAGGTGTGAAAGTGATTTATATGATGTTACCCACAGATAATCCCCAAATTGCACAGGGTAAACCATACATTAGCCCCGAAATAATATGATTAAATTGGAGGTTATTATTAAAACACCGTTTTTCTTTCGTTTGAGACGGCTTTTAATGAATGAGAAATATAAAATTAGTTACCATATAAGAATTTTTTGAATAAGATATTATATCAACATTAGTTATTTCAAGTCAATTTGAAAGGAGAAATTGATATGTTTTTTAATTCATTTAATAGGGGAATATGGTTCATAATTTTGATCATCAGCCTATTCATTCTTTTATTTCCAGATTTCGATGACACTACTTCTTGCTGATAATTATGTACAATAATCAATAGGTCATTACAGATTTATCTACCAACTCACCACCGCTCCGTCCTCCTTAATTGGTAGGGCGGTGCTTTTTTGTCTATCGAATATTCAGCTTATATGTGCAGATAAAAAATAGGAAAGAAATTTATATTTGTAGTTAATTTATCGTCAATGCGGAATGTATGTCAATGAAAGACGATATATATATAGGAACACATATCTATTGAATCGATATACGGTTGTATGTAAAATTTACTATTCCGTCATAATTTTGTCATATTCTAATGTTATGCTTAAATAACAAATTAAGGGGAGTGATAATGCAAATAGGTTTTAGCGTATCAGTAATAGAAGCTTAGCCGCTACATAATAGATCAATCACAATGAGTGACCTTGTTGAGAATGAAATGCATGACATTGCCGTTTTTAAAATTAGAATTGCAATATGGCTAATTTGATGTAACTTGAAAAATTCTACCTATGATAAAAAAATAGAGGCAAATTAGTGGTTCTCAATCTGAGGATTTACTTGAATGCAATCGTATTCGTAAACTACGCTGAAAGGAAGTTCGATAATGAAGAAGAATTTTATTTTTATTCTGGTGGGTATGTTTTTATTATTGCCAGGCTTAAATGTTTACGCCTCACATCGTCCGAATATAGAGCCTTTACACCGATACTTCAATAGTTCAACAGGTGATCACTTCTATACCACTGATTTCGATGAGCTTGGAGAAGGGAACAACGGCTATGTACATGAAGGTGTCGAGGGCTATGTATACAAATCTCATATTTCGGGGACAGTCCCTTTGCATAGATACTGGAGCAGCTCAAATGGAGATCACTTCTACACTACCAACTTTGATGAGCTTGGTAGAGGGAATGATTCTTATG
This window encodes:
- the thrS gene encoding threonine--tRNA ligase; amino-acid sequence: MVISVKLKNGNQIEVPFSTTCAEIAKQISSGLSRDALAAEINGKVVDITTTINTDCSLNVITFDDEAGKKVLRHTASHVLAQAIKNLYPKVKLAIGPAIENGFYYDFDSDIPFTSDDLGKIERSMKGIIKQNLTLESFELPREEALKLAEQLNEPYKVELINELPDNEPINFYRQGDFVDLCAGPHLPNTGMIKAVKLTSCTGAYWRGDSKNKMLQRIYGTAFTKQSELNAYLTAVEEAKKRDHRKIGKELDLFSIDEYIGQGLILWHPKLSVVREEIELYWRKEHRRRGYEYIYTPHIGQSNLWETSGHLDHFAEGIYPPMKMAAKDEEENTTYYVKPMSCPFHVRMYKTRPRSYRELPIRWCELGSVYRFEKSGALHGMLRVRGFTQDDAHIVCTEDQFVDEVNSVLDFALDMNKAFGYDKLNVYLSVRDPQDNEKYLANEPVWQLAESTLEKILSDREIVFKKDIGGAKFYGPAIDLKAVDAMGREWQGTTIQLDMNLPERFGMTYIGSDGKEHTPIMLHRTLLGSMERFVGTLIEHYAGAFPLWLAPVQVKILAISEKNHEYANKVLKILRNEDIRVELDDRSEKIGYKIREAQLGKIPYMLILGDKEQNENVVAVRNRKNGETTVMSIEEFRSLISGEIFYKS
- a CDS encoding carbohydrate-binding protein, with product MSWFKQKSIGTTPGMTDHAKLTNLEYDKSGHIGFQRQVSVWTTGLQYHVNDLVTNNGVLYRCIIDHTSTALAIDTANWECLTSTSAGGQGVIQRITRLNVTAPKTVDLSGQMGLVQARIFMAGTESTQIDCDFNNIDARDFTIDGQPGELSPNYVWDGTMRPQIVYQSSFPVHRLMDTGMYSESGWIDHSKFKNVEKVEVLNV
- a CDS encoding N-acetylmuramoyl-L-alanine amidase; translated protein: MRITINGGHYPGEDSGAVGVTGLQEAVVARDIMQRVFGYLRNVGYDVLKVQENELYQITDASNAFGADLFVSIHCNAAANTEAKGTETWYCNGSVGGERLATYIQSQIINAIGTVDRGIKNATPHVNGLYVLSNTDAVAVLVETAFISNADDEALLADESKRNQFAAAIARGITDYVGGI